The Sphingomonas sp. G-3-2-10 DNA window TTGCTTTTGGTTGACTCCGCGCGCCCGCGCCGCTAACCGCGCGCCTTCGCAATGGCCCCGCACCCCGGTGAAGCGGTGGCCCTGCCGTGCGCGCATGGCAGGCGATGACCGGGAACATCGTTGTTAGTCAATTGCAAGGAATACGGAATGTCGAAGCGCAGCAGCGCCAAGCACAAGCTCGACCGGCGGATGGGCGAGAACATCTGGGGTCGCCCGAAGAGCCCGGTCAACAAGCGTGAATATGGTCCCGGCCAGCACGGTCAGCGCCGCAAGGGCAAGATGTCCGACTTCGGCATCCAGCTCCGCGCGAAGCAGAAGCTGAAGGGCTATTACGGCGACATCACCGAGAAGCAGTTCAAGCGCTCGTACGAGGACGCCGCCCGCATGAAGGGCGACACCGGTCAGAACCTGATCGGCCTGCTCGAGCAGCGCCTCGACATGATCGTGTATCGCGCCAAGTTCGCACCGACGATCTTCGCGGCTCGCCAGCTGGTGAACCACGGTCACGTTCGCGTGAACGGCGAAAAGTGCAACATCGGCTCGCGCCGCATCAAGGTCGGTGAGGAAATCTCGCTGTCGTCGAAGGCGCAGGAAATGGCGCTGGTGATGGAAGCGCAGAGCCTGTCGGAGCGCGACATCCCCGATTACGTCGTGCCGGACGGCGCGTCGAAGATCACCTTCACCCGCGTGCCGTCGCTCGACGAAGTGCCGTACCCGGTGAAGATGGAACCGAACCTGGTCGTCGAATTCTATTCGCGCTAAGTCCGGCTTCCGTATCGGAACAGCAAGGGGCGGTCCTTCGGGGCCGCCCTTTCCTTTTGGGCCTGCCGCTTGCCGATCCGAAATGGAGAGCGGTATCGTCGGCGGATGAAGACTCTCCCGCTGATCCTTTATTCCCTCGCCTTGGCGGCCTTCTACAATGGCTCGCTCGCCGTCTTGCACGCGAACGGCATCCAGGGCTGGTCGGCGATACTGCTCTCGCTCGTGGCGGGCACGGCGTTTGCCGCCGTCATTCTCGGGATCATGAACGCGCGCGAGCGGAAGCGGCGCGACCGCTAGCCGTCGCGCTGGCCTTCGTCCTTACCCGCCTGCCGTGGCCCGATGGGCGGGCACCCGGCTGATCGCAACGCCCACGCTGACTGCCTCGGCTAGCGCATCCCGAACTGCTCCCGCGCAAAGCGGATGAAGGTCGGCCAGTTGTCGCGATTGTTATGCCCGCCGCGATGCTGGCGCCATGCGATCGTCCCCTCAGTGGCGGGAACGAGTTCGGGCGGGAAGGTCGCCGTGCTCAGCCCCGGCTTGCCGAGCAGTTCCCATATCGGCGAGGCCGCGCGAGCCGCGAGGAAACTGCCTTTGGGATCGACCCAGCCATCGCCGGTCTCGACCGTCCCCGCTCCGATGAAGATCGGGCGAGGCGCGGCCAGCGCGATCAGCATGTGCGCGTCCACCGGCAAGTCGAACTCGGTCTTCGGCCCGGCGTAGCGGAGGAAGTTTCCCGCGAACCAGTGATACTCGCCCCCGGCCGCGAGATTGCCCATTCGCTCGCCGAAATTGCGGCGATAGAGCGCCGCGCCCCCCGCTCCGGACGAGCCGACAAAGCCGATCGCGAAGCGCGGATTATAGGCCATCGTCACCAAAGCCGCCTTGCCGTAGCGCGACAGACCCTCGATCCCGATCCGGCGCGCATCGATCCCCGGGTCCACCATCAGCGCGTCGAACGCCCGGTCCGCGCCCCATGCCCAGGCGCGCAGCACGCCCCAATCCTCCGGCCCGCGCCGCTTGCCGCGTAGCGAAATGCCGATCACGCCTGTGCCAAGCTGCCCGCCATTATCGGCCTGCACCGAATTGGCGACGAGCACGCCATAGCCGAAGCCGTTCGCCAGCAACTGCTCGTCCGGCGTCGGTCCCGGTTCGGGCGGGCGCGACGGGCCGGGGAAGCGGAATCCCTCGGGGAAGCCGAAGGAGAGGATCAGCGGCACCCTGCCCTTCGCATTCGCAGGCACGGTGTAGCGCAGCAGGATCACTGCCGAAGCGGTCGGCGCGGCGCGATTGTCGGCCGCGCCCTCCAGCCAGCGCTTGACGACGGGGATGCCTGCTTCGGTCGCGCGCGCCTCCCTCACGACCTTCCACGCGATGCGCGGTGCGGTGGCGGGGATGCGGCCATAGACTTCGCGGTCGAACAGGCCGGCGATCTCGCCCCGGCGCTGCCGCCGCCACATCGCCGCGCTCATCACGCGCCTGCCATCGGCCAGCACCAGCAACGGCGGCAGCGCGGGATCGCCGGCCCTGGCTTCGTCATAATTGGCGGCGTTGGGCGCCTGCGCGCTGAAACCGTCCGCGCCGGGCCGGGTATCGGCGATGCCAAGCCGGTCGAGCATCGCCCGCCGGTCGATCTCGGCCTCGCGATAATCCTGCTGCGCCGATGCCGGCATTGCCGCCAGCATCAGCAGCCCCAGGTAAAGCCCGGCTCCGATCCGCATCCCGCCTCTCCGATGTTATCGCTACCAGAATGACAGCGACGCATCGGAAAGCAAGCGCCTACTCCTTGGGCGGCAGCTTCAGCGCGCCGCGCAGGAACACGTCGCTGCGATCGAGCATCCCGGCGCGCACGTCGCCATCGGCGAGATAGTGGTCGAGACCGGGATATTCGACGAACTCGACCGTCTTGCCCGCCGCCTTCAGCCGTGCGGCCATCGACCGCGACTGGCCGACGCCGACATTGCTGTCGCGATCGCCGTGGAACAGCAGCACCGGCGCGGCGATCCGCGGCGCGTTGCGCGCTGGCGAGCCTTCGGTGAGGTGCGGCCCCGAACCGATGAAATCCTTCACCAGCTGGAAATTGGTGAAGAAGCGCGATTCCTCGCGCAGCGCGGGCAGGTCGGTGACCGGTGCGATGGCGACGATCGCCTTGAACAGCGTCGGATCGAGCACTCCGGACTGGAGCGCGGCATAGCCGCCATAGGACCAGCCGACGATCGCCATCTTGTCCGGCGCGGCGATCCCCTGGCTCACCAGCCAGCGCCCACCGTCATTGACGTCGCCCACCGCGATCTTCCACGACTGGAAGCCGTTATTGACGAACCAGGCGTCGCCATAGCCGGTCGAGCCGCGGAAATTGGGCTGGAGCACCGCGAAGCCGCGTGCGGCATAGAATTGGGCCAGCCAGTCGAAGCCCCATTCGTCGCGCGAGCCGGGGCCGCCATGCGGCATCACGATCGCGGGCAACCCCTTGCCGTCGCTGCCCGGCGGCAAGGTGAGATAGGCGGGGATCTGGGTGCCATCGGCTGCGGCGAAGGTCACCGGCTTCACCGGAGCCAGCGTCACCTGTTCGAGCTGCGGGCGCGACAGCATGATCTCGTTCATCGACTTGGCGGTGCGGTCGAACACATAATAGCGGCCCGGATCGACATCGCTGCCCGCCCACAGCAGCAGCTTGTTCTCATCGGCGCTGGCATCGACGAACTGGATCAGCGGCTTGCCCGGCAGCGCGCGCGACAGTGCCCCCGCCAGCGTCTTGAGCTGGGGATCGAAGAACACCGCTTCGCGCTTCTCGGTGGCATAGCCCACGCCCACCACGCGCTGGCGACGGCCGATCCGGATCAGATTGTCGACATCGACATCGGGACGGCTGAACACCATCTCGCGCTTCATCGTCCCATCGAGCGAGATGCGGAACAGCGCCAGCCGGCCATTCTGCCGGTCGAACCCATAGACGACGTTCAGGTCGCGATCGACGGCATAGGGATTGAAGCCGTTGCCGTTCGTGTCGACCTCGCTCAGCGGCTTCCACGAACGGTCGCCCGCGGTGCGGTAGAAATAGCGCGTGATGCCGGTGTCATAGCCCGCCCGCTCCTCGCGCGATCCCATCACCCGCACCGTACCGAACCCGTCGGTGATATATTCGGCGGCGTCGCGGCGCGGCTGCTCGACGATCGAACGTCGCAGGCTGGTCGTATCGACGCGTTCGACGGCAAAGCCCTGGCGCGTCTCGGCGATGTTGGTGCCGATATTGGTCTCCGGAATGATGACCCGCGTCATCAACACATTACCGTCGCTGTCGGGCAGCCAGTCGATCACGCCGCCGCCGCTCTGGGCGATGCCCAACGAGCGCGAGGTCGTATCCGCGGACAACAGCTTGGCCTGGGTCGACCCGGTCGGATCGACCGACACCATCCGCGTGTATAGGACCAGTCCGGCCTGCTCGTTCACTTCGATATGAACCTGGCACACGATCCGGCTGTTCGACGACCAGCGGCAATATTGAATCGTCTCGGGCTTGCCGTCGGCGACGAGCACCCGCTTCGGCGTGGAGCCGCCGGCCACCTCGGCGACATAGATCGCCATCGAGGTCCCCGCGCCGGGCGCGATGAACACGACGCGCATGCCGTCCGGAGACAGCGCGATCTGCTGGACTTCCTCACGCGCGCCGAAACGCTTCGCATCGATGCTCTGCGCCATTGCCGGCGCCGCACCGAACATCGCCAGCGCGAGCATGACTCGCCCCGCCCCTACCCCGAAAAACATGACTAGCCCCTCAAAGAAAACGATTCTTCGGGAACGATCCTGAGCGAGCATGGCCGCTCGCGCAACGCAAAATCGCGCCACTTGTGCTGCACTTTTCCCGCTGCCAAAGTCCGCGGCATCCAGGCCATTCAAGGAACCTCCATGCGCCTTCACATGATTGCCGCGACCGCGGCCCTTGCGCTGCTCGCCGGCTGCAACAAATCGTCCGGGAAGGATCCCGGCATCTCGGTCGATACGCTGAAGCAGGTCACAGAAAAGCTCTCGTCCGACGAGTTCGAGGGGCGCAAGCCAACGACCGCGGGCGAGGAAAAGACCGTCGCATATCTGATCGAGCGGATGAAGGCCGCCGGTCTCGAGCCGGGCAACAAGGGCAGTTGGGTGCAGGACGTGCCGCTGGTCGAGCTCGACGCGAAGAATGTCTCGCCGCTCAGCTTCACCGGCGGACAGGGCGACGCGATCAGCCTGAACTATCGCACCGATATGGTCATCTCGACCTATCAGGTAACGCCGAAGACGCAGATCAAGGATAGCGACGTCGTGTTCGTCGGCTACGGCATCAACGCACCCGAACGCGGCTGGAACGACTATGCCGGCGTCGATGTGAAGGGGAAGACCGTCGTCATCCTCATCAACGATCCCGATTGGGAGACCAAGGAACTGAAGGGCGATTTCGGCGGCCGGGCGATGACCTATTATGGCCGCTGGACCTACAAGTACGAGGAAGCCGCGCGTCAGGGCGCGGCCGCCGCGATCATCGTCCACAACACCGAACCCGCCGCCTATGGCTGGAACGTCGTCCAGTCGAGCTGGACCGGACCGCAGCTCGAGCAGGACGCTCCGGGCAACCATATGGACCAGTCCAAGGCGATCGGCTGGATCCAGCAGGACGCGGCGAAGCAGCTCTTCGCCAAGGGCGGACAGGATTATGCCAAGCTGGTCGCCGCCGCGAAGACCAAGGGCTTCAAGGCCGTGCCGTTCGCGGGCGTGAAGGCGTCGGTCTCGTTCGACAGTAACATCCGCCGTCAGGCCTCGAAGAACGTCATCGGCATCCTGCCGGGCACCGAGAAGAAGGACGAATATGTCCTCTATTCGGCGCACTGGGACCATCTGGGCCGCTGCGAGAAGGTCAATAACGACGACATCTGCAACGGTGCGCTCGACAATGCCTCGGGCACCGCGGCGCTGATTGCGATCGCCGAAGCGCAGAAGAAGGCCGGCCCGACCAAGCGGACGATGGTGTTCCTCGCCGTCACCGCCGAGGAAGCAGGCCTGCTCGGCTCCAAATATTATGCCGAGAACCCGGTCTTCCCGCTCAGCCAGACCGTGGGCGGCGTCAACATGGACGGCGTGAACCTCAACGGCCCGGCCAAGGACTTCGTGTTCGTCGGCGTCGGCAAGTCCGAGCTGGAAGACCTGATGAAGAAGCTGGTCGAAGGCGAGGGCCGCACCGTCGTGCCCGAACCGACCCCGGAAAAGGGCTTCTACTACCGCTCCGACCATTTCAGCTTCGCCAAGCTCGGCGTGCCGATGTTCTATGGCGAGAGCGGCGAGGACCTGGTCAATGGCGGCAAGGAAGCCGGCAAGAAGGCCGCCGACGACTATACCGAGAATCGCTACCACCAGCCTTCGGATCAATATGATGCGAAGTGGGACTGGACCGGCGCGATCCAGGATCTGAACCTGTTCTACTGGCTGGGCCGCCAGCTCGCCGACGGCGACACCTGGCCCAACTGGTACAAGGACGCGGAATTCCGCGAGATCCGCGACAAGAGCCGCGCGGGGAAGTGAGTTGATAATCCTCTCCCGGAGGGGGGAGGTGGCATGCGAAGCATGACGGAGGGGGATTGTCCGCGAGCGGCTTCGCTTGAGGATAATCCCCCTCCACCGCCTTCAGCGGCCCCTCTCCCCCTCCGGGGGAGGATTTGTTAGAGGCGCCCCATGACCACCGAACCGACCACCCCGCCCGCCCCGCCTCCCGCCGAATGGGCGCCGCACGATGCCGTGTGGATCGGCTTCCCGAGCCATGCCGATCTGTGGGTCGAGGACCTCGAGCCGGCGCGCGAGGAAGTCGCGAAGTTCGCGCGTGCGGTCCATGCCGGCGGGCGCGGCGAGCGAGTGATCCTCGTCGCTGCCGACGACGAAGCCGCCGCCGCCGCGAAGAAGCTGGTTCATGGCGACGCGCGCATCGTCGTCGAGCCGTTCGGCGACATCTGGCTGCGCGATACCGCCGCGATCATCGGCGGCGACCGCACCGCGCATGATTTCATGTTCAACGGCTGGGGCGGCAAATACGATCTCGAAGGCGATGACGATATCGGTCACCGCCTCGCCCGGCGGCAGCATTTCCATGTCGAGGATCATAGCTGGGTGCTCGAAGGCGGCGCGATCGACGGCGACGGCACCGGCCTGGTCGTCACCACCGAGCAATGCCTGCTCAACCGCAACCGCAATCCAGACATGAGCCGCGAGGAAGTCGAGAACCTGCTGCGCCGCGACCTCGGCTATACCCGCGTGCTGTGGCTCGGCGACGGGCTGCTCAACGATCATACCGACGGTCATGTCGACAATCTTGCCCGTTTCGTCGGCGAGAACCGGCTGCTGATCCCCGAAGCGACCGAGAACGATCCGAACTGGCGCGTCTATCAGGACGCCGCGCTGCGAGCGGAGCGCTTCGGCGTCGAAGTCGTCCGCATGCCCTCGCCCGGCCGCGTACTGAACGAGGAAGAGGAAATCATCCCGGCCAGCTATATGAACTTCTACATCGGCAATGCCGCGGTGGTCGTTCCGCTATACGGGCAGGAGAACGATCAGGCCGCGATCGATACGCTGGCGAAACTCTTCCCCGGGCGCGAAGTGGTCGGGTTCGAGGCCGGGCATATCCTGACCGGCGGCGGCAGCTTCCACTGCATCAGCCAGCAGATCCCGACGCTCTAGCGTTTGATCCACTGCCGTGGATCCGGCACCAGCCCGCTCCCCCACCCGGCCACCCATAGAATATACTTCGGTTGGGTGGCCCGCTGGGGGAGCGGGCTGGTGCCGCGAACAACTAGACGAACTGATTGACGACGTAGAGCGCGAGGATCGCCAGTTCGATCCCGAGGCACAGCCGTGCGCTCCTGGCGAAGATCAGCGCCAGCCCGGGCACGGTGAAGGCAATCGGCATCGCGACCGCGGCCCAGTCGTGCAACGGGTTGCCGAACAACAGCCACAGCCCGAGCGTCATCAACCAGTTGGCCGCGATCACCCCGCCGATTACCAGCGCCTTGTTGCGCATGAAGTGATGGTCGAGTTCGGGCCACGCCCCGGCCGCGATCGGGAACACCAGCGACGCGGCGAGGAAATAGACGCCCGCGATCGCCATGCCGAACGCCAGCACCGCGAAGCTGGCGGGCAGCGAATCGCGGATCGCCCAGGCATTGGTCCAGAAGGTGATCAGATCGGTCAGCAGGATGAGACCGAGCAGCGGCGTGAGCCAGCCGAGCCGGATCTTGCCATGCTCGCGCAGCACGCGCGCGAAGCCCGTCAGGATTTCGGCCACCGACAGACCCAGGACCAGCCCGAAGAACGAGAAGACGAATTCGAAAGCTGTCATGGGCGCATCTTCTCCCGCGCGATGCTCGACGCAAGGCCCCCGGCGCATTACATGGCCGCGCATGACCGAAATCACCGTCGGAGCGCTCCAGCTCGCCTTCACCGATGACATCGACGCGAACATCGCGAACGTGACCGAACTCGTCCGCGAAGCCGCGAGCAAGGGCGCGCACGTCGTGCTGCCGCCCGAATTATTCGAAGGCGAATATTTCTGCCGGGTCGAAGACGAGGGTCTGTTCTCGAACGCCAAACCTACGGGCGAGCACAAGGCGGTGCTGGCGATGCAGAAGCTCGCCGCCGAGCTGCAGATCCATATCCCCACCAGCTTCTTCGAAGCCGATGGGCCGCATCATTATAACAGCCTCGCGATGATCAACCCCGACGGCAAGGTCGCCGGCGTCTATCGCAAGAGCCACATTCCCGACGGTCCCGGCTATGAGGAAAAATTCTATTTCCGCCCGGGTAATACCGGCTTCAAGGTGTGGGACGGCCCGGCGAAGCTGGGCGTCGGCATCTGCTGGGACCAATGGTATCCCGAGACGGCGCGCGCGATGATGCTGATGGGCGCGGAAATCCTCTTCTACCCCACCGCGATCGGCAGCGAGCCGCATGACGACAGCCTCGACACCGCGCGGCTGTGGCGCCGGGCGATGGTCGGCCATGCCGTGTCGAACGTCGTGCCCATCGTTGCCGCCAACCGCGTCGGCGCGGAGCATGGCCAGACCTTCTACGGCACCAGCTTCATCACCGACGAGCGCGGCGACATCCTCGCCGAGCTGGACCGCGAGGAAACCGGCGTGATTACCGCGACGCTCGACCTCGACCGGGTGAAGCGCCACCGCGCCGCCTTCGGCTTCTTCCGCGACCGGCGGCCGGAACTGTACGGGCGGCTGGTCCAGGATATCTGAACCCAGCCCGTCAGATCTGCCGATTGGGGCCGCGAGGATCGGGTCCGTGCCGGTTCTCGCCCGCATCGCCCTCGGCAACCACCGCGATCAGCAGCATGCACCAGCCGATATAGGGGAGCATCAGCCACAACAGGGTCGCCCAGCCCCCGCCCTGATCGTTCAGGCGGCGCACCAGTGTCATCAGCAAGATCGCAGCGCATAGCAGGGCAAGCGCGGTCATCGTCCAGCCGATCGCAGCACCGCCGACGACACCGGCTTCATCCAGCCGGTAGGGACCACTGCCGAGGACCATCCGCACCGCTTCCGCCACGGCCAGCGGAAACAAGATGCACCAGGCGAGGATCAGCGCAAAGTCGCGTCGGGTCTCACGACCGCGCGGGTCCAGCAGGCTCGCCAGCCCGTAAAGCCGATACCATGCGTGCTCGCTGAGCCGGCTCTGCCATGACAGAGTAAGCTGTTTCCGGATCACGCTGCCAATTCCACCGCCCGCGCGAAGACCGCCTCGAACATCCCGGGCGTGATCCGCCCGGTATTCTGGTTGTAGCGCGAGCAGTGATAGCTATCGATCAGCAGCATCCCAGATGGCACGCGATGTTCGGCGAGGTGTGCGAAGCGGCATTTGGGCAGCTTGCCGCCCAGCGCCTTGACCGAAGACTGGTGCGCGATCTCGCCCAGCGCGACCGCCACCCGCAAATTGGGCATCGCATCGAACTGTGCTTCGAGGAACGGGCGGCAGTTGCGGATCTCCTCGGGCACCGGCTTGTTGCCGGGCGGCAGGCATTTGACTGCGTTGAGGATCATCACGCCCTTGGGCACACCCCTTTCTGCCAGCCCGAACTTCTCCAGCGTCGCGAACAGCATGTCGCCCGATCCGTCGCCGGTGAAGGCCAGCCCGGTGCGGTTGGCACCGGCGCGGCCGGGCGCGAGGCCGACGATGGCGATCGCCGCATCGGGATCGCCATAGGCCGGTACGGGCGCATTCCACCAGTCCGGCTGCTCGATACGCAGTGCTTCGCGCGTCTCGACAAGGCGCGGGCAAAGCGGACAATCGCGATCCGGTTCGGTGCCGGGGTTGGTAGACGTCTTCACCTGCACGCGATAGGCGCTGGCGCGTGGGCACGACAAGCTATGTCATTGCGATCGGATCGAACCGCCGGGGCCGCAACGGCTCGCCCGAAGCCGAGGTGCGCGCCGCGATCCGCGAACTGGGCGCCGAAATCGTCTCGCCGATCCTCCGCACCCCGCCGCTCGGCCCCTCGAAGCGGCGATTCGCCAATGCCGTCGCGATCCTCGACACCGGCGAGGACCCGCCCGCCCTGCTTCGCCGCCTGAAGGCGATCGAACGCGATCATGGCCGACGCCGCGCGCAACGCTGGTCGGCGCGGGTGATCGACCTCGATATCGTGCTGTGGTCGGAGGGACCGTGGAGCGGGCCGGGCCTCACTATTCCCCACCCGCAATTCCGCCTGCGCGGCTTCGTACTCGATCCGCTGGCGCAGGTCGCCCCGCTGTGGCGCGACCCGATCAGCGGCCGTACGGTGCGTCAGCTTCGCGCCCTTCTCCGCCGCGCCCGTTGACCCCGCGCCATCGCTTCCCTAGGGGAGCCGCCTTGGTGTGGGTCCGTAGCTCAGTCGGTAGAGCAAGCGACTTTTAATCGAGAGGTCCCGGGTTCGAGCCCCGGCGGACCCACCATTTCCCGCTTCGACGAACGATACCGGATGGCCGATCGGGCCATCGCGCATCCCGAACGGCTGCTCGATTGCGTCTTGATACTTTATAACATCGCGTCTATCGCAGCGCAGCATCACCGTCGTACCGAGAGTCCCTGCCCCATGATCCGCACCTTGCTGCTTGCCTCTGCCGCCTTCATCGCGCTTCCCGCTCATGCCGAGGATACTCCTCCGGCGGCAAACACCAGCAACGACGCTCCCGCCGCGCAGGCCCAGGATCACGACCAGCCCAATGGCGAGATCGTCGTGACCGGCACGCGCGCCCGCTCGACCGCCGATGTGCTGGGCGGAACCGCCGTGCTCGCCAACGAGGAACTGAATCGCAGCCTCCGCCCGACCATCGGCGAGACGCTGGCCTCGCAGCCGGGCGTGTCGGCCACCTCGTTCGGCCCCAACGCGTCGAAACCCGTGCTGCGCGGCTTCACCGGCGATCGCGCTCCGGTGCTGACCGACGGCATCGGCAGCATCGACGTGTCGAACACCTCGGCCGATCACGCCGCGGTCATCAACCCGCTGACCGCCGACCGTATCGAAGTGCTGCGCGGCCCGGCGGCGCTGCTGTTCGCCCCCTCGTCGATCGGCGGTGTGGTCAATGTGATCGACAGCCGCATCCCGCGCCGCGTCGAGACCCCCGTCCATGCCGACGGCATCATGAGCTATGGTTCGGCCGCGAACGAGCGCTCGGTCTCGGGCACGCTCGACGTGCCGGCGACCGGCTCGCTCGTGTTCCACTTCGACGGCAGCTATTCCAAGACCGACGACATGAAGACCGGCGGCTATGTGCTCAGCCCGGCGCTTCGGGCGCAGGCCGCGGCAAGTGCCGATCCCGACATCGCCGAACTCGCCGATCTGCGCGGCACCGTGCCGAACACCGCGGCGCGCACCTGGAACGTCGCGGGCGGCGCGGCGATCATCAACGATGGCGGGAGCCTGGGCTTCGCGGTCAGCCATTATGACAGCCTGTACGGCGTGCCGGTCCGCTATTCGTTCGATCCTTCGGTCGAAGCGGAGGAAGTGCGTCTCGCGGTGAAGCAGACGCGCGTCGATATCCGCGGCGAAGTGAACACCGGTGGCAGCGCGTTCAGCCACATCCGCCTGCGCCTCGGCGCGGCCGACTACAAGCATAGCGAGCTGGAAGACACCGGCGCCGTCGGCACCACCTTCTACAATCAGGGCTATGAGGGCCGGCTCGAGCTGGTCCAGACGGCACGGGGCAGCTGGGAAGGCCTGATCGGCGGCCAGTTCGTCGTGAAGGACATGCATATCGACGGGGACGAGAAGTTCCTGCCGAAGAATTCGATGACCCGTTTCGGCCTGTTCACGCTCCAGTCGGTCGATCTGGGCGCGCTGAAGGTCGAAGGCGCGGCCCGCTATGAGCATAGCGCCTATTCGGCCCAGCCCGACGCGGACATCGGCAACCCGGCCTATGCGCGCAATTTCGACACCTTCTCGGCATCGGCCGGCGCCAGCTACGAACTCGCCGACCGCGTCCGCTTCGGCGTCAACGTGTCGCGCAGCGAACGCGCGCCGTCGTCGGAGGAGCTGTTCGCCAACGGTCCGCACGCGGGCACGCAGGCGTTCGAAGTCGGCAATCCCGGCTTCACCAGCGAGAAGGCGTGGGGCGTGGAAGCCACGCTGAAGGGCAGCGGCGACGGCTGGTCGCTCGGCGCATCCGCCTATCACAGCTGGTATGACGGCTTCATCTACGATGCGCCCACCGGTGCCATCGAGGACGACTTGCCCGTGTTCCAGTACGCGCAGGCCGATGCCCGCTATTACGGGTTCGAGATCGAAGGATCGAAGCGGCTCGGCACCGTCGGCGGCTTCGACCTGAATGTCGACGGCCTCGCCGATTATGTCCATGCGACGATCGTGGGCGAAGGCCCCGCCCCGCGCATCCCGCCGCTGCGCCTGCTCGGCGGGTTCGAGGCCCAGTCGACGCACCTCAACACCCGCTTCGAAGTCGAGCGCAGCTTCGCGCAGAACCGGGTCACCGGGTTCGAGACCGAGACCAAGGGCCACACCCTCGTCAACGCCTCGATCGCATGGAGCCCCTGGG harbors:
- the folK gene encoding 2-amino-4-hydroxy-6-hydroxymethyldihydropteridine diphosphokinase encodes the protein MGTTSYVIAIGSNRRGRNGSPEAEVRAAIRELGAEIVSPILRTPPLGPSKRRFANAVAILDTGEDPPALLRRLKAIERDHGRRRAQRWSARVIDLDIVLWSEGPWSGPGLTIPHPQFRLRGFVLDPLAQVAPLWRDPISGRTVRQLRALLRRAR
- a CDS encoding agmatine deiminase family protein, with protein sequence MTTEPTTPPAPPPAEWAPHDAVWIGFPSHADLWVEDLEPAREEVAKFARAVHAGGRGERVILVAADDEAAAAAKKLVHGDARIVVEPFGDIWLRDTAAIIGGDRTAHDFMFNGWGGKYDLEGDDDIGHRLARRQHFHVEDHSWVLEGGAIDGDGTGLVVTTEQCLLNRNRNPDMSREEVENLLRRDLGYTRVLWLGDGLLNDHTDGHVDNLARFVGENRLLIPEATENDPNWRVYQDAALRAERFGVEVVRMPSPGRVLNEEEEIIPASYMNFYIGNAAVVVPLYGQENDQAAIDTLAKLFPGREVVGFEAGHILTGGGSFHCISQQIPTL
- a CDS encoding DUF805 domain-containing protein, giving the protein MIRKQLTLSWQSRLSEHAWYRLYGLASLLDPRGRETRRDFALILAWCILFPLAVAEAVRMVLGSGPYRLDEAGVVGGAAIGWTMTALALLCAAILLMTLVRRLNDQGGGWATLLWLMLPYIGWCMLLIAVVAEGDAGENRHGPDPRGPNRQI
- the rpsD gene encoding 30S ribosomal protein S4 — translated: MSKRSSAKHKLDRRMGENIWGRPKSPVNKREYGPGQHGQRRKGKMSDFGIQLRAKQKLKGYYGDITEKQFKRSYEDAARMKGDTGQNLIGLLEQRLDMIVYRAKFAPTIFAARQLVNHGHVRVNGEKCNIGSRRIKVGEEISLSSKAQEMALVMEAQSLSERDIPDYVVPDGASKITFTRVPSLDEVPYPVKMEPNLVVEFYSR
- the aguB gene encoding N-carbamoylputrescine amidase — encoded protein: MTEITVGALQLAFTDDIDANIANVTELVREAASKGAHVVLPPELFEGEYFCRVEDEGLFSNAKPTGEHKAVLAMQKLAAELQIHIPTSFFEADGPHHYNSLAMINPDGKVAGVYRKSHIPDGPGYEEKFYFRPGNTGFKVWDGPAKLGVGICWDQWYPETARAMMLMGAEILFYPTAIGSEPHDDSLDTARLWRRAMVGHAVSNVVPIVAANRVGAEHGQTFYGTSFITDERGDILAELDREETGVITATLDLDRVKRHRAAFGFFRDRRPELYGRLVQDI
- a CDS encoding M28 family metallopeptidase yields the protein MRLHMIAATAALALLAGCNKSSGKDPGISVDTLKQVTEKLSSDEFEGRKPTTAGEEKTVAYLIERMKAAGLEPGNKGSWVQDVPLVELDAKNVSPLSFTGGQGDAISLNYRTDMVISTYQVTPKTQIKDSDVVFVGYGINAPERGWNDYAGVDVKGKTVVILINDPDWETKELKGDFGGRAMTYYGRWTYKYEEAARQGAAAAIIVHNTEPAAYGWNVVQSSWTGPQLEQDAPGNHMDQSKAIGWIQQDAAKQLFAKGGQDYAKLVAAAKTKGFKAVPFAGVKASVSFDSNIRRQASKNVIGILPGTEKKDEYVLYSAHWDHLGRCEKVNNDDICNGALDNASGTAALIAIAEAQKKAGPTKRTMVFLAVTAEEAGLLGSKYYAENPVFPLSQTVGGVNMDGVNLNGPAKDFVFVGVGKSELEDLMKKLVEGEGRTVVPEPTPEKGFYYRSDHFSFAKLGVPMFYGESGEDLVNGGKEAGKKAADDYTENRYHQPSDQYDAKWDWTGAIQDLNLFYWLGRQLADGDTWPNWYKDAEFREIRDKSRAGK
- a CDS encoding S9 family peptidase is translated as MFFGVGAGRVMLALAMFGAAPAMAQSIDAKRFGAREEVQQIALSPDGMRVVFIAPGAGTSMAIYVAEVAGGSTPKRVLVADGKPETIQYCRWSSNSRIVCQVHIEVNEQAGLVLYTRMVSVDPTGSTQAKLLSADTTSRSLGIAQSGGGVIDWLPDSDGNVLMTRVIIPETNIGTNIAETRQGFAVERVDTTSLRRSIVEQPRRDAAEYITDGFGTVRVMGSREERAGYDTGITRYFYRTAGDRSWKPLSEVDTNGNGFNPYAVDRDLNVVYGFDRQNGRLALFRISLDGTMKREMVFSRPDVDVDNLIRIGRRQRVVGVGYATEKREAVFFDPQLKTLAGALSRALPGKPLIQFVDASADENKLLLWAGSDVDPGRYYVFDRTAKSMNEIMLSRPQLEQVTLAPVKPVTFAAADGTQIPAYLTLPPGSDGKGLPAIVMPHGGPGSRDEWGFDWLAQFYAARGFAVLQPNFRGSTGYGDAWFVNNGFQSWKIAVGDVNDGGRWLVSQGIAAPDKMAIVGWSYGGYAALQSGVLDPTLFKAIVAIAPVTDLPALREESRFFTNFQLVKDFIGSGPHLTEGSPARNAPRIAAPVLLFHGDRDSNVGVGQSRSMAARLKAAGKTVEFVEYPGLDHYLADGDVRAGMLDRSDVFLRGALKLPPKE
- a CDS encoding uracil-DNA glycosylase; the protein is MKTSTNPGTEPDRDCPLCPRLVETREALRIEQPDWWNAPVPAYGDPDAAIAIVGLAPGRAGANRTGLAFTGDGSGDMLFATLEKFGLAERGVPKGVMILNAVKCLPPGNKPVPEEIRNCRPFLEAQFDAMPNLRVAVALGEIAHQSSVKALGGKLPKCRFAHLAEHRVPSGMLLIDSYHCSRYNQNTGRITPGMFEAVFARAVELAA